CAGCCGCCAGCGCACACAGCGCGGCAACGGAACCCCACAGGGGCCGGTTCTCCCCTAACGACGGCACCGCACCCCGACCTCGGCGCTGCAATGTGGTACACTGGCCGCGACCCGGGAAGGGAGGACCGCGACATGGGAGGACCGCGACATGGCAAAAGGCGCTGACGACCAAGCGAAAGATCCCTCGGCCCCCTCGGATTTCGAGACGGCCCTGAAAGAACTGGAATCCCTGATCGAAAAAATGGAAGAGGGGCAGTTGAACCTTGACGATTCGGTGCGACATTTCGAGCAAGGGCTCAAATTAATTCGTCACTGCGAAAAGTCACTGCAACAAGCGGAACGAAAGATCCAAGTCCTGCGGGAACAGGACGACCGACCGCCCCAATTGGAACTGCTTTCCCCCGGCGACAACGAAGAAGACCCTCAGTAATGCCCTGGCGCGAGCAGGTGCAAGCCTACCGCGTCCGCGTAGAGGCCGCCCTGGATCGTTGGCTCCCCTCTCCCGCCGTCGAACCGTGTCAGCTGCACGAGGCGATGCGCTACGCAGTCCTGGGGCCGGGCAAACGGTTCCGTCCGATCCTGGTCTATGCCAGCGGCGAGGCAATGGATGCCGCCCCGACGTTGCTGGAAAGACCCGCCTGTGCCGTAGAAATGATTCATGCCTACTCCATGATACATGATGACCTGCCGGCAATGGACGACGACGACCTGCGTCGCGGCCGCCCCACCTGCCACCATGTCTATGGCGAAG
This genomic interval from Gammaproteobacteria bacterium contains the following:
- a CDS encoding exodeoxyribonuclease VII small subunit, translating into MAKGADDQAKDPSAPSDFETALKELESLIEKMEEGQLNLDDSVRHFEQGLKLIRHCEKSLQQAERKIQVLREQDDRPPQLELLSPGDNEEDPQ